From a region of the Helianthus annuus cultivar XRQ/B chromosome 5, HanXRQr2.0-SUNRISE, whole genome shotgun sequence genome:
- the LOC110933161 gene encoding uncharacterized protein LOC110933161: protein MVSSSDTGVSDTVDPMAVVSDDEIPSEGDVYTSDTTSTDDDDFMPFALPDIGVEPADGILVGDLPLAVIPAPVPLTAFPMVDVPLDVVSDDDIDLFEEGPPEDDYEGGAPINADAIFPIAKAPVEELPVGSPVPDSLESVASASLHDQGVQHHSSDADPDMAMSAAPGPSHEFEFDHEINDDFDPVFPPNFDPDHDIEFIHMDQPLEAPVAPIDPLFDIPADFDMDLVDPEPVMAPEPVVDHDPVLDEVPADAPPDMGAPSIAPLDDIPIADLPVVAPPLVDDPVVDAPLPDPLPVLFDRAPFAAHIDPRYADTRNGWIDDDDDYPPFVLPVTPPVAPVSAPTDIPLSPQHTTDVHHTDLPITFLQDIPPPRP, encoded by the coding sequence atggtttCATCTTCAGACACAGGAGTATCAGACACAGTAGACCCCATGGCAGTTGTGTCAGATGACGAGATACCATCAGAGGGGGACGTATACACCTCAGACACCACGAGTACAGATGACGACGATTTTATGCCCTTCGCGCTGCCAGACATCGGAGttgagcctgctgatggcattcTTGTTGGGGATTTAcctcttgcggtgatccctgctcccgtTCCGCTTACTGCTTTCCCCATGGTGGATGTGCCACTCGATGTCGTATCTGATGACGACATTGATCTGTTCGAGGAAGGTCCGCCTGAGGACGactatgagggcggggccccGATTAATGCTGATGCAATTTTTCCTATTGCTAAGGCCCCTGTAGAGGAGCTTCCTGttggttcacctgtcccagactcattggagtctgtggcatctgcgtcTCTGCACGACCAGGGAGTGCAGCATCACTCTTCTGACGCCGACCCCGACATGGCGATGTCAGCTGCACCCGGTCCATCACACGAGTTCGAGTTCGACCACGAGATCAATGATGATTTTGATCCAGTCTTTCCCCCTAACTTCGATCCTGACCATGATATCGAGTTTATTCACATGGACCAGCCCTTAGAGGCGCCCGTAGCTCCTATTGATCCTTTGTTTGACATTCCtgctgattttgatatggatcTTGTTGACCCCGAGCCCGTCATGGCCCCAGAGCCTGTTGTTGACCATGACCCTGTTCTTGATGAGGTCCCAGCCGATGCACCGCCTGATATGGGTGCACCATCCATTGCACCTCTTGATGATATACCCATTGCTGATCTTCCCGTTGTTGCTCCACCATTGGtggatgatcctgttgttgatgcACCGTTACCTGATCCCTTGCCGGTATTGtttgaccgtgcaccttttgctgcTCACATAGACCCTCGCTACGCCGACACCCGCAACGGGTGGAtcgatgatgatgacgattacCCACCGTTTGTGCTACCTGTTACTCCTCCAGTAGCACCTGTTTCTGCACCCACTGATATCCCATTGTCTCCCCAACACACCACGGATGTTCATCACACTGATCTTCCCATTACGTTcctccaggacataccgccacctcgtCCTTGA